The Lactuca sativa cultivar Salinas chromosome 2, Lsat_Salinas_v11, whole genome shotgun sequence genome includes the window CTATAGAGACATTTTCCCattaagaaaacattaattaccactaactttattaaATAAAATCACAATTGTACCATTTTATTGCATTTAATTTCATCGTAGTTTAACTAATAATGAGAGGTATTTTGATAaaattgatatttatttttagaagtaaactataattttgggacaaaccaaaaaaaaaacatggactattaatatgagatggaaataatatttatttgaTAAACTTTAAGGCTTATGGTAATAACGCTAATTTGATGTGTTAACTAATCATTCTTTTAAAATGTAATAATTTTCAATAATTATGGTCCAAGTTGGAAAGTAGTttgcatgcatgcatgtaaactTGAATCAACGATAAGAAGATCTCACGTTGATTAATATCGATGAATATTGTTTTGGGGTTATAAATGCACGTATATGATGATTAGCGCATGCCATTTTTCGTAATGTGTTCCCAGCCGCAATGAGGGACCTACAATATCCAACTCTTTACCAACGATACTTCATCATTTTATTTTACTTTCGTTTCTAGGACTTTGTGTTTGATTGACCGAATTACAAAAAGAATGTTTGACATAAATCTTGACATTGGTTGAGACGTTAGGGATCGAGTTAATATCAGGGACGAAGTATATATCGTTTTAAATTAAAGATATATATGTTGTAATGTTTGTAGTGTAAAAAAAACTATACTCTTTATTGTGATACTATTTACCTTGATCAAATTTTTTGTATTCATTATTTGATTAAGATGGAAATCTTGTTGATTTAATtcgctcttttttttttttttactattcaaCTCTATCCAGCTCACGTATTTGTTGTATTCAATGATAATGATCGGAGATCTTTTGAATAAGAATGTTGAGAGAAGCTTCATCGAATAGATAAGAGTTTTGAAGTACTAAAAAACATAATCCTCAAAAGATGAAACTACAACATGAATCAATGAATCCttgttttttttcttgtttctctCTCCAGGATTACTAAGCCtaatgtgtgtgagagagaggatGGGGTCCAAGGTGATGTTAAAAGAAGGTAGCAAATGAGTTTAAAGGAAAAGGTGGTTTGATGAAGAAGACAAGAGAGAGATGGAAAAGTGTAATTGGGGTTTTATGGGAGAAGCCCCTAAACAAGAGTCTTGTGTACTTTGGGAAAAGTTAAAGATTTTGAACCAAGACAGCTACTTCTTATTGTCTCCTCTATGGGgatcttatattttttttttttcttttttctttattatCATACATACCCTTCTTAAATCATATCCGCCATTTAACATGTGGCTCAAAAGTTATATTAATATGCAAATATTATATGTAAATTTACATTAACACCTGTTAGATCTATAGTGTTAAGACCATTACGATTAACATATAGTGGTTATTGCCAATTTGATTTTCATTTTAAGAACTAAAATCTTGAAATTAACGATGTTATTGCCAAATTTGATCTATAGTGTTAGGACCATTACGATTAATATATAGCGACGATTATTATTGATTTTTTAGAAAATACAATTCATTCCTAGAGTGAAGTCATAGGCAGATGAAAAAAGTTTGACGAATCAATAGTCTATCTAGATTATTATTGCTGAAAAAGTGAATATGTAGTGAGGGAATAGTTAGTAGTTATGAtgataaataaattaatttgatataataaaatgTCTTAAGGAATCACAATTCAACAAAATACAAATACACCATAATGGGCCTGGGTTGGTCAATCGACTTGTAAGTTGTTAAGTGGGCATGAAAACCAGTTATTCAATTTGGAATCGAAACAGACCCGAACCCATAATCACCTATCACCAATTCACCACCCTTGCCCTGCCACGGTTTCCCTTACATTACATCCTTCTGATACTGTGATACACCTCTAGTTTTCTGAAGTATTATACACTACAGTAAACATAAAAAActgaaaataaattttaaatagTGCGCGTTGTGAAAAAGCAGATTAAACCATAATTAATTTGATTAAAGTAATTTAACAATGAGTTTATTAAAACATGACTAAACAATAAATTTGATCCTTACAGTTTTCAAAAAAATTATCGATAAAGTCCTAGTAAGGAATGTACAAAATTATGAAATTTTTATGGTTTTGGTCCCAAAAAACTTGAAATTACAACtatgttcttttatttttttaacattgtTTTTACCTTTTTATGGTTTGATAAGGGAAATCTCTAGAAGATGTCTAATATTTTAGTTTAATTTACGAAAAAAAATCttaaactaaaatttgtttacgaaaaaaATGAATTATCGgtcaaaatgacaattttacccacTTTTTCCGGATTTATTACTTACATGGTTCTATTAAATTCTCACTATTTTATCACGATTTACGAATAAGTCTCAAACTACAGTTAGGTGATGATTTAACCATTTTCTTAgtgtaacatacattttaccgATTTCATTACTAACCTGGACAACTAGTCCCTAAATGAGCTGATAAGATAGATATGTTGGGTTAAATAACAATATGTTTACCATAAAACTTGATATCCTGATGTATTGTATATTTTTCGAAATATAAAATGTATCCAAAGAAGACTGCAGTAATTACATAAACTATCAACAACTTCATCAGTTTTTAAGTTTATAAGAAATTTCAAATTGTCTATCTAATCTTATGTAACCTAATATATACATCTCATCAGCTAATTTCCTATCTTTTTTTGTCGAAACACACATTTTATCGGTTCTATTGTTGACATGGatacataataataaaaaatcagATAAGATAGATATCAAAATTTATAGTAAACGTAGCATTAATATAACCCGTTATATCCATCTTATCATATCATTTAATTACTAGATGTCCAAGTCAGCAATAAAATCGGTAAAATATATGTTACAGTGAGAAAAATGGCCAAATCATCATCTActtttagtttgagatttattcataaattatGATAAAATAATGGGACTTTAATGGAACCatgtaagtaatgaaaccggGAAACTGGGAAAAGTGGAtcaaatcgtcatttttaccagtaattaatgtttttttcaTAAGCAAATGTTAGTTTGAGACTTTTTTTTTCGTAAATTAGGCTAAAATATTAGGACTGTTCTGAAGATTTCCCGTCCcgtttcattatatatatatatatatatatatatatatatatatatatatatatatatatatataaagagagagagagagagagagagagagctaggttcatatatttaaaataattattgtgttattatatGCATCAATGTAGACCAATCTTTTTCAAAAGGGTAAATATGTAATCTTACATttaattaattatggtaaatatataaatcaatTAATATCCCTTTAATTTAGGAATATCAGTTTTAATTAAAACCCATAATCAGCCAATCGCAAAAATCAATTTCGGTGAAGGAGAGATGACATAAGTTAACATCGTTAAGAAGCTTTCCATGCTCGCAGTCATTGTCGTCGTACTCTCGGCCGCATCATCTGTGTCGGCTCAAGCTCCTGCACCTTTTCCCGACGCCGGAGTGGCCTTTTCTTTCCCTACTTCCGGCGTAATGATTGGAACTTCTCTGCTTCTCTCCTTCGTCACTATCTTTAGAAATTgattttcattcttctattttcaATGATTAGATTATTCATTTTCGTTTGCAGATTGACCCTGCTTCTTCAAAGTTTAAATTTTGGTGGTCAGGTGCGTTGTTTAGGGTTCGATCGGACCAATCGATTACACACCCCTATATCGATAATAGGTTTGATTTCTATTCCCCTTTCTTTATTTCTTCGTTTTATAAATCAAACCCCTAGCATTTTATATATGATTTACTTACCGATTTATGATATTTTTCCATTTTGTAAGATGTTGTTTGAGTCTTTGAATGGTCTAAACATAGTTTGGAAGAATAGAAGCTTGAAATTATGCTCTAAGAAGTGAACCAGAAACTCTTATTAGGTTTTTAGACTAAAGATATATGACCGAGCAGTTAACCCGAACTTACTACCAATAGCAAAGGTAACATATGgaagaacacaaaaataattcTATGAGAATATTGCACACCAGGTGTTTGTAGAAATACCTGAAAGAGAACTTGATGTTCAAATtcttaaagaacacaaaaataatttATGAGTTCCTTATTTGTGTTACTTGATTTTAACATGTAGTATGAGTTCTCTTATAATTActaaaatttgttttatttttgttgtatTAAAGCATTATCACATAGTTTTATTCTTACATAATTCAATTTCATGACAATTATTCTCATAAAATGAATGAAGTACATGATGATCAATGGCCCGAAGGTTGGATGAATGTGTGTGTAATATACATGAACAATCCTCAATGGTCACCGTTCTTCCACAAAAATGCACTACTCATTGTCATATTTTGTTATATTAATCTATAATAGAATAATAAGAGTATAAGTAATATTATATTCCAATAGAATAATCTACATATTATATTTGTTTGTTATTAGGGAGTGTTTCATTATCATAGaataaaatataaagttttttattttttcaatgaTGTGATAGAAAAAATTTAACTTGTATCTAAAAATTTGTTTATTCTTCGAGAAGtaagactatttattattttatggCTTGCATTTTCATAGAATATCATTATAAAAAGAATGTCATTCTGTCAAAATAAAATCGGGTATGATTAAAAATTATGTTAGAATTATTTAaactaaattaatttaaaaaaaaaacaaaattcaaaaattaagatAATCAAAGATCCATTAAAAtctgtaattttttttatatttgggTTTCCTAATTTTAAGAAAATGCAAATGTACAGTATTACTCTTCTTTTAATTAAATGACATTattctattttcttttatttaataatataggtaaatcactttcttaaaataagtaaattgaTTGGCCTAGATTGATGCATACAATTACACAATAATTCGTtaaaatagaataacctaagcatatatatatatatatatatatatatatatatatatatatatatatatatatatatatatatatatatatatatatatatatatatatatattcacttaatatattatatattgtgTTCTTtgttttttcggtttttatggtGTGATTTGATTATATAAAACCGTACCGTACCAAAATTTACAACCATTGGTTTTATGTTTTCGGTTTCTCAGTTATTTTGCAGTTTTTTGGTTTTCTAATCGGTTTTTATTCACccctaattttataaataaaatgacTATTATTGGATCACCTTGAATCAAAATTATACAAAACGACTTAGAGTGTTCGATTTGGACAACAATGCCGATGTAATAACATGGTGGGTCACTTGACCCACCTAACTTTTAAATCTTGTTTATAAGTaatatatataaatcatatacgaaccacattaatttattttagtgaTCTACAATAAATTGTTTGTTTAAATATGTAAGATTTAGCCAATGTTTTGTATGTCATTAGCCTAATGTTGAATCCATTTAGCTCATTACAtttaaaattagataaaaaaaaggaaaagaaataaaaaaaaaacaaaaaaaaccagTTGTTGTTTCCTCTAATATTGTCGTGTACAATTATAAGaactttaaatattttttttcttatacaAATTGACCCAATCTagacccttatatatatatatatatatatatatatatatatatatatatatatatatatatatatatatatatatatatatatatatatatatatatatcggtttcATTTAAATTGTGAACCATATAGTTATACGTTCTAAACTCGCCACTGAAGGGCAACGCTCATTGGACGTTATAACGCACAAACACCGCCCTTCATAGTTTTTGAGTGTTATACATTTGTCGCTGCTTCCCGTTGCCACCTCCACCTTCGTTTAACACCCGTTTCCTTGTTTTTAGCTAAAAACGGTTGCACACACCGACCACCCTTATAGAGAGGACAAAAGTTGGAAGGTAGAATATAATAGAGGGACCATTGCCGAGCAATCTAAAAAGACGCAAGTTTTGCCGCCAGTTGGGTCCACCCTTCACATTTTATCTTTCTCTTCGATTGTGAGGGAGATAAAGGATTGCAGGAGCGACAGACATCAATGGCGAACCCTAGAGTCAAGGTTTTTTAGTACTCTCTTCTCCTGAACTCTTACCTACAATTCTACAAACTAATTAACAAGTAATCCCTATGTTTTGCTCACATCGCTCATAAAGCCGGATATTGAATTTCTCGTTGCTTTATTGTgatgattttatttttaagatgAAAAATGCGAAGATAATACTGGGTTCTTCTTCAATGGCTCGTCGGAAAATCTTAGCGGAGATGGGATATGATTTTACTATCATGGTGAGTTATGAAATATTCCTTACTTAAGAGTTTAATCTTAATCGATCGTACTTTAAAAGATTCAACATCTATTCTATAACATTTCCCTATTTGAAATGATCAATttacatttttctttctttttgaaaATGTAGAAAATTCATTCATTTAACTTTAGACTGCAGATATTGATGAAAAGAGCATTAGGAAGGAAAAACCAGAGGATCTGGTAGTGGCTCTAGCTGAGGCAAAGGTACATTCTTGAGTTTTGTGGGTTTATTTTGGGAAGAAAAAGGGTTAGCCATTATTCGATTTTGCAGGAATGAAATTtgtttacaatatatatatatatatatatatatatatatatatatatatatatatatatatatatatatatatatatatatatatatatatatatatttttttttttttattttaatcgatTTTTTTTTATCAGGCTGAAGCCCTCATTTCAAGGCTTGGAATTGCAGGACATAAGGAGGAAAACGCACACCCCACACTGCTAATTACAGCAGACACAGTATATTTGCATTGCTTTGTTCCCAATTTTAATTTCATTATTGCAAATAAAAGCTTTTATATATGTTGATAAAATACACACATATATAATTCGGTGATATTTAATTACTATTCCTTACCTACATTTGATTTAATTTTTCAGGTAGTGGTGTATGAAGGAACGATCCGTGAAAAACCATCGAGCAAGGAAGAAGCACGCCATTTTGTCAAAGGTTTTACATTTACTTAGGAAAACGTGTTTCAAACTAATTGTTGAggagggtatttacgtcttttacacatacaagagattAGGAGTATTAGGAGGGAGTCTTTGTCCTCCCTTGGACCACCTTTTTGGGTGGAACAAAAGATAGCAAATTTTGTGTGGTTGACATCAATCTCTGTCTCACTTCAATGAatgtcaaacacagtacaacCTGTCCTATCCTGGGTTGGGCCTAGAAGTTTACCTGTTATCTTGTGATATTTCTCAGGTTATTCAGGCGGTTGTGCTATTGTTGTGGGATCTGTAGTAGTAACTAACCTTACCACAGGGATCAAGAAACGAGGATGGGATAGGTCGGAGGTATTATCATTATCTTTACCTTTTGACATCAGTCTCAGTCCAAGTCTAGTTTCTGTGCATGCTAGATACAGTACAGCTTGTTCTGTTCTGTTTTGGACTGTCGTTGTCAATTTCTACATTCTAATGACCGTCAGACACTATTTGGGGTTTATGAACATCCAGTGAACGTGTGGGTTGCCTTAATAGTTGAATTTATACacattaaacaatttttttttttaaattaaatttggcTGGTTTTATTGTTGTTGTGGTGCAGGTCTATTTTCATGATATACCAGATGAGGCCATTGATAAGTTGGTATGTATAAGAAAATAATACTTCTTTCCTTTCTTCCATGAAAATTACGTTGTTTGACTTATAGGACACATATTCTTAATtcttgttacaatagataaataactaattttatatatacataaaaaaacTTTACTAAAAAGAAACATTACATTTTTTCATACTAAAGAAAAACTATGAAGTAATATTCTTTTTATTCACCAAAATGAGCATATATTTTAAAGTACATAAcatttttggaaactaaaaatagttgattttttcaattttgatttcAAAATGTTTTCTCTTtcagttttggtccttatttgagaTTTGGTAATGTTTTTGTatcaaaaatagtcattttacttggaaAACAAAGTTCAGAAACTCTACAAAAACCTCAAacaaaggaccaaaattgcaagaatCTTTTTTTGGAACCTAAACTGCAAAAATTAACTATATtaagggactaaaaatgtaatttactataTTTTTTATGGTATTGATTATAACTAATGTTGTAGGTAGATGAAGGGGTGACACTTAATGTTGCTGGAGGATTGATGCTTGAACATCCACTAACTGCTCCATTTGTTGACACTGTGGTTAGTCTCTCATTATTAAACCTccatcaacaaatatatacacattATTATAAAATATTCAACTTTTTATCAATTAATTTTGTTTAATGTAGATTGGAACTTCTGATAGTGTTATGGGACTCTCTAAATCTCTCACCCAGAAGCTAATTGAGGAATCTCTCGAGTCGTCATAGTTGATCAAGTTTTACTATGAATTTGAATAGGCATATGTATTTTTAACTCATGGCATATTTGATGGTTGATTAATTTGACATATATTTGTCTAGACAATCAAAATTATTTGAGAAGTATATTGTCCCAAAATTATGACAACTTTTGATGGGTAATTGTGTTATCAACTTAAATCTATAAAATTACCGAAACAACTTCATGGATGTGTGAAAACGTGTTGTTTTCTTCCTCAATAGTATCAAACATACATTATCTTATGTTTATATTGTAAGTTGCGTACAAtagaataatataaataaaacattcacaAACATATGTTAAAAGTAATTATGTTGTGAAACCAGATAATGAAAACTCCGACAAGCTTTGGAGGGGCAAATATTTTACACAATTTTCACTTTCAGCAAATAGTTTACAGTTGGAAATATATAATCTGTGGGCACAAGTACCCAGTATTTGGAGGGGCAAATTTGTAAACTAAAATCAAAACCACCAGTCTTCTTCTGAGACAAAATAATAAAGAATCAACAACCACTCCCCTGATCCTGATTAGCTAAATTCGGGGTAAAAATTAGGCAACAATGACTCTAGGATTGATAAACGCAAATCCGATTGTTcgtgaaaagaaagaaagaatcaCTCGAACAGATGCTCATCTTCACTGCGACGATCATGAAGCCGTTGATCCTCTTGATATTTATGATATCCTTTCCATTTTCCAATTCGTTTGCTTGCAATCGCTTGATTATTAGCTCTTAATTTGATATACGCTTTCTAATTTTCAGTTTCTGTTTTTAGTTCTACTAATTTGCTTGTAGCTTGTAAGGTAATTGAGCTGAAGATTAGAAATTgagatgattttgttgtgatcTTTGACTTTAGATCGACAAATTTTGTGAGGGACATAAGAGATCCGGAGCATCCTTATTCGTTGGAACAGCTGAGTGTTCTATCGGAGGAATCTATCACCGTCGACGAGAAGCTCGGCCGAATACTGTGAGTTTATTATCTCTTTCCGCTGCTTCTgcttatgatttttcaaatttatattttctacATGAACATCGATTTTTGATAGTTTAGTTGCATATTTTTTCTTTGTGTGAATCGATCAACATTTTTATGTAACTAAAATCGTTTTTGTTGATTTAGAACTGAACTGAAAAGGTACTTCGTGAAAAGTGAGCAGATTCCATTATTGGACTCTCGTGATCCCTGTgaattttaataatattttgtaTCGATTTGTTTCACC containing:
- the LOC111902960 gene encoding uncharacterized protein LOC111902960 — translated: MANPRVKMKNAKIILGSSSMARRKILAEMGYDFTIMTADIDEKSIRKEKPEDLVVALAEAKAEALISRLGIAGHKEENAHPTLLITADTVVVYEGTIREKPSSKEEARHFVKGYSGGCAIVVGSVVVTNLTTGIKKRGWDRSEVYFHDIPDEAIDKLVDEGVTLNVAGGLMLEHPLTAPFVDTVIGTSDSVMGLSKSLTQKLIEESLESS